The following coding sequences lie in one Plasmodium sp. gorilla clade G2 genome assembly, chromosome: 11 genomic window:
- a CDS encoding RNA-binding protein s1,putative — protein MNDSSIYIYNLTRNVSISHLKEIFMNFGTLKDVHYMTYDEEGDDNNKDDDKNNYNDDKNNNIDDKNNYNDDNYKDNICAHIKYENSKEAQTAKEFMDGGQIDGKIISIKYKINHKYIKK, from the coding sequence ATGAATGATagttcaatatatatttataatttaacacGCAATGTAAGTATTAGCCATTTGAAAGAAATCTTTATGAATTTTGGAACTTTGAAAGATGTTCATTATATGACATATGATGAGGAAGGAGATGACAACAATaaagatgatgataaaaataattataatgatgataaaaataataatattgatgataaaaataattataatgatgataattataaagacAATATTTGtgcacatataaaatatgagaaTTCAAAAGAAGCTCAAACAGCTAAGGAATTTATGGATGGTGGTCAAATTGATGGAAAAATTAtttcaataaaatataagataaaccataaatatataaaaaaataa